Proteins encoded in a region of the Methanofollis tationis genome:
- a CDS encoding DUF169 domain-containing protein, protein MTHSAVSEIGGRLAGAFRLSAAPLAICGSEEAPADAVPLPSVHRCIAVAMYRMATGRTDAPAFYLGEEANAGCCPGGLAHMGLAGRSEDIRWFVSTGRSDVRGGAAEYLKADPALVGACFERAGPVTPPGRYLVIRPCLSVLGDTPVRSICLFGTAEAVRNIAALVHFDRPDPFSPVLAPWGPACATFVSYPAGMAAGAPRDAAFMGPTDPTVNHALPPEVLAIGIPVTVARRMVENLDASFVVRRPRVAFPERGRNL, encoded by the coding sequence ATGACCCACTCAGCCGTTTCTGAGATCGGCGGGCGGCTTGCCGGGGCGTTTCGGCTCTCGGCAGCGCCCCTCGCCATATGCGGCTCCGAGGAGGCGCCGGCCGACGCCGTCCCCCTCCCGTCGGTCCACCGCTGCATCGCCGTCGCCATGTATCGCATGGCAACGGGCAGGACGGACGCCCCTGCATTCTATCTTGGCGAAGAGGCGAATGCGGGGTGCTGCCCTGGCGGCCTCGCCCATATGGGGCTTGCCGGACGTTCAGAAGATATCCGCTGGTTTGTCTCCACCGGACGGTCTGACGTGCGGGGCGGTGCGGCCGAGTACCTGAAGGCCGACCCCGCACTCGTCGGCGCCTGTTTCGAGCGGGCCGGGCCGGTCACCCCGCCCGGGCGCTACCTGGTGATCAGGCCCTGCCTGAGCGTTCTGGGGGACACCCCTGTGCGGTCGATCTGCCTCTTCGGCACCGCCGAGGCGGTCAGGAACATCGCCGCCCTCGTCCACTTCGACCGCCCCGACCCCTTCTCCCCGGTACTCGCCCCCTGGGGGCCGGCATGTGCGACCTTCGTCTCCTATCCGGCCGGCATGGCCGCCGGAGCCCCGCGAGACGCTGCTTTCATGGGCCCCACCGACCCGACGGTAAACCATGCCCTGCCGCCCGAGGTCCTGGCCATCGGCATCCCGGTCACAGTGGCCAGGCGCATGGTCGAGAACCTCGACGCCTCCTTTGTGGTCAGGCGGCCGCGGGTGGCGTTCCCTGAGCGCGGGCGCAACCTGTAA
- a CDS encoding DUF6653 family protein, whose translation MTIERTIASAFQMDEETWARHANPWSVWTRNTVLPLLILAFWSRVWLGLWSLLPIAVAGIWTWINPRLFVRPESTENWASKAVLGERVWLNRKAVPVPGRHRRAPKILSACSGIGMLSVIWGVYALEVWPPLFGAAVVYLSKLWFLDRMVWLYEDMKDMAPEYRSWLYTEES comes from the coding sequence GTGACGATAGAGCGAACCATCGCCTCGGCCTTCCAGATGGACGAGGAGACCTGGGCCAGGCACGCAAACCCGTGGAGCGTCTGGACCAGGAACACCGTCCTCCCGCTCCTGATCCTTGCCTTCTGGAGCCGTGTGTGGCTGGGCCTGTGGTCTCTGCTCCCGATCGCCGTTGCGGGGATCTGGACCTGGATCAACCCCCGGCTCTTTGTCCGCCCCGAATCGACGGAGAACTGGGCATCGAAGGCGGTGCTCGGCGAACGGGTCTGGCTGAACCGGAAGGCGGTGCCGGTGCCCGGGCGCCACCGCAGGGCGCCGAAGATCCTCTCGGCGTGCTCGGGTATCGGGATGCTCTCTGTGATCTGGGGCGTCTACGCCCTCGAAGTCTGGCCCCCCCTCTTCGGCGCTGCGGTCGTCTACCTGAGCAAACTCTGGTTCCTGGACCGGATGGTCTGGCTGTACGAGGACATGAAGGACATGGCGCCCGAATACCGGAGCTGGCTCTACACGGAGGAGAGTTGA
- a CDS encoding methionine adenosyltransferase translates to MIRNIRVERIAQTPIEQQQIELVERKCIGHPDSIADGIAEAISRALCRAYIEECGVYLHHNTDQGEIVAGESLPRFGGGKIVRPIYALLTGRATKTFDGINIPADSIAVEAARSYVKSIIPIMNLERDIIVDCRMGTGSTDLRDVFKTCGGSAMMRANDTSFGVGHAPFSETESLTKGVSDYIDEVYRPRNPAIGTDIKVMGLRDGDAITLTLAVAMVDRYLADIGEYVETIARLKETIEGIAPKFTDRKVHIDVNTADDISNGVVFLTVNGTSAEMGDDGSVGRGNRCNGLITPCRPMSMEATSGKNPINHIGKIYNLLSTQLANTCVAEIDDIDEIYIRLLSQIGHPIDQPLVAGVQVIPKAGVELAAIKPAIDAIIDTGLENIGSITEKVIRGDLKTF, encoded by the coding sequence ATGATCAGAAACATCAGGGTAGAGCGGATCGCGCAGACACCTATCGAACAGCAGCAGATCGAACTGGTCGAGCGGAAGTGCATCGGCCACCCGGACAGCATTGCCGACGGCATCGCCGAAGCGATATCCCGTGCGCTCTGCCGGGCCTATATCGAGGAGTGCGGGGTCTACCTGCACCACAACACCGACCAGGGCGAGATCGTCGCCGGCGAATCCCTTCCCCGTTTCGGCGGCGGCAAGATCGTCCGGCCGATCTACGCCCTCCTCACCGGCCGCGCCACCAAGACCTTCGACGGCATCAATATCCCGGCAGACTCTATCGCCGTCGAAGCGGCCCGCTCCTATGTCAAGAGCATCATCCCCATCATGAACCTTGAGCGCGACATCATCGTCGACTGCCGCATGGGGACCGGCTCGACCGACCTGCGCGACGTCTTCAAGACCTGCGGCGGCTCGGCCATGATGCGGGCGAACGACACCTCCTTCGGCGTCGGCCACGCCCCCTTCAGCGAGACCGAGAGCCTGACCAAGGGCGTCTCCGACTATATCGACGAGGTCTACCGCCCCCGGAACCCGGCGATCGGCACCGACATCAAGGTCATGGGACTCCGTGACGGCGACGCCATCACCCTCACCCTTGCGGTGGCGATGGTCGACCGCTACCTCGCCGACATCGGCGAGTACGTCGAGACGATTGCCAGGCTCAAGGAGACGATCGAGGGCATCGCCCCGAAGTTCACCGACCGGAAGGTGCACATCGACGTGAACACCGCCGACGACATCTCGAACGGCGTCGTCTTCCTGACCGTAAACGGCACCTCGGCCGAGATGGGCGACGACGGTTCGGTCGGCCGCGGCAACCGCTGCAACGGGCTGATCACCCCGTGCAGACCGATGAGCATGGAGGCGACGAGCGGCAAGAACCCGATCAACCATATCGGCAAGATATACAACCTCCTCTCCACCCAGCTCGCAAACACCTGCGTCGCCGAGATCGACGACATCGATGAGATCTACATCAGGCTCCTCTCCCAGATCGGCCACCCGATCGACCAGCCCCTCGTTGCCGGTGTCCAGGTGATCCCGAAGGCCGGCGTGGAACTGGCAGCGATCAAGCCTGCCATCGATGCGATCATCGACACCGGGCTCGAAAACATCGGCAGCATCACCGAGAAGGTCATCAGGGGCGACCTGAAGACCTTCTAA
- the hisG gene encoding ATP phosphoribosyltransferase, which yields MTGTTKIRLAIPNKGRIAQPIRDLVEKSGIHLRETGERKLVAKTVDPDIEVLFARPIDIPEYVANGAADIGITGLDMVHERGSVVEELLDLKMGRATLVVAVPEDASVAGVKDLDGARIATEFPNITRAYFERFGVSVTIVPVGGACEATPYLGIADAIVDLTSTGTTLQTNRMRILGEVLSTNTEVIANPASLEQKAEKIQEVVLALESVVRAKGQCYIMMNVNRDALPEVERILPGLGGPTVMDVASHEGLVAVHAVVREECVYQLITQLKRSGARDILVMSIERMIP from the coding sequence ATGACCGGCACCACTAAAATCCGCCTTGCGATCCCGAACAAAGGACGGATCGCACAGCCCATCCGCGACCTTGTGGAGAAGAGCGGCATCCACCTCAGGGAGACCGGAGAGCGCAAGCTCGTTGCAAAGACCGTCGACCCCGATATCGAGGTGCTCTTTGCCCGCCCTATCGACATCCCCGAGTACGTGGCCAACGGCGCCGCCGATATCGGGATCACCGGGCTGGATATGGTTCACGAGCGCGGCTCGGTCGTCGAGGAGCTCCTCGACCTGAAGATGGGGCGGGCGACCCTGGTGGTGGCCGTGCCCGAGGACGCCTCTGTCGCCGGCGTGAAAGACCTCGACGGCGCCAGGATCGCCACCGAGTTCCCGAACATCACCCGGGCGTACTTTGAGCGGTTCGGCGTCTCGGTGACGATCGTCCCGGTCGGGGGGGCCTGCGAGGCGACGCCCTATCTCGGCATCGCCGACGCCATCGTCGACCTGACAAGCACCGGCACCACCCTCCAGACAAACCGGATGCGCATCCTCGGCGAGGTGCTCAGCACGAACACCGAGGTGATCGCAAACCCGGCCTCGCTTGAGCAGAAGGCGGAGAAGATCCAGGAAGTGGTCCTCGCCCTCGAAAGCGTGGTCAGGGCGAAGGGCCAGTGCTACATCATGATGAACGTCAACCGGGACGCCCTGCCCGAGGTCGAGCGGATCCTCCCTGGCCTCGGCGGCCCGACGGTGATGGACGTCGCCTCCCACGAGGGGCTTGTGGCGGTGCACGCCGTCGTGCGCGAGGAGTGCGTCTACCAGCTGATCACCCAGCTGAAGCGCTCGGGCGCCCGCGACATTCTGGTGATGTCGATCGAACGGATGATCCCCTGA
- the hisA gene encoding 1-(5-phosphoribosyl)-5-[(5-phosphoribosylamino)methylideneamino]imidazole-4-carboxamide isomerase encodes MMIFPAVDILGGRCVQLVQGRRETATSYGTPLENARKWLDAGADALHVINLDGAFGSAGANAEMIRELIRETGVFVELGGGIRSREDARAWLEIGVGRVILGTVAIREPEVVRDLSLEFGPGHVMAGVDARDGRVVIEGWQEEAGDYLSWAERFELLGAGSLLFTNVTVEGLCRGIEAGPVARLLERTRLPVVVAGGVSSAADVRALRDLGVSGAVLGSALYSGKITIEEALEAAR; translated from the coding sequence ATGATGATCTTTCCTGCGGTGGATATCCTCGGCGGCCGGTGCGTCCAGCTCGTGCAGGGGCGGCGGGAGACGGCGACGTCCTATGGCACTCCCCTGGAAAACGCCCGCAAATGGCTCGATGCCGGCGCCGATGCCCTCCACGTGATCAACCTGGACGGGGCGTTCGGCAGCGCCGGGGCGAACGCGGAGATGATCAGGGAGTTGATCAGGGAGACCGGCGTCTTCGTGGAGCTCGGCGGCGGGATCCGGAGTCGGGAGGACGCCCGCGCCTGGCTGGAGATCGGAGTGGGCCGGGTGATCCTGGGGACGGTCGCCATCCGCGAGCCCGAGGTGGTCCGCGACCTCTCCCTCGAGTTCGGCCCCGGGCATGTTATGGCCGGCGTGGATGCGAGGGACGGGCGGGTCGTGATCGAGGGCTGGCAGGAGGAGGCGGGCGACTACCTCTCCTGGGCCGAGCGCTTCGAACTCCTGGGTGCGGGCTCGCTCCTCTTTACCAACGTGACGGTGGAGGGGCTCTGCCGCGGGATCGAGGCCGGGCCGGTGGCGCGGCTCCTCGAACGGACACGCCTGCCGGTCGTAGTGGCCGGCGGGGTGTCGAGCGCCGCCGACGTCCGGGCCCTGCGGGACCTCGGGGTTTCGGGGGCGGTGCTGGGGTCGGCGCTGTACAGCGGGAAGATCACGATTGAAGAGGCACTGGAGGCGGCGCGATGA
- the hisB gene encoding imidazoleglycerol-phosphate dehydratase HisB yields MRTGSVERKTKETAISLVIGLDGEEEIAVSTGLPFLDHMLNAFAKHGGFSLRVEAAGDLQVDAHHLVEDVGIVLGTAIREAVGEGRGIARFANAAIPMDEALAEVAIDVGGRGYLVFSGSFNTPATGGIDTSLFEHFFGSLCSRAGITAHIRFYGRNDHHMAEAVFKAFGVALGRAVAVDPRKTGVPSTKGTL; encoded by the coding sequence ATGAGGACGGGAAGCGTGGAGCGTAAGACGAAGGAGACGGCGATCAGTCTCGTGATCGGGCTGGACGGGGAAGAGGAGATCGCGGTCTCGACCGGGCTTCCCTTCCTGGACCACATGCTCAATGCGTTTGCAAAGCACGGCGGTTTCTCTCTCAGGGTGGAGGCGGCGGGCGACCTCCAGGTCGACGCCCACCACCTGGTCGAGGACGTCGGGATCGTGCTCGGCACGGCTATCCGCGAGGCGGTCGGCGAGGGGCGCGGGATCGCCCGGTTCGCGAACGCCGCCATACCGATGGACGAGGCGCTCGCCGAGGTGGCGATCGACGTCGGCGGCCGCGGTTACCTGGTCTTCTCCGGGTCGTTCAACACTCCCGCAACCGGCGGGATCGACACCAGCCTCTTCGAGCACTTCTTCGGGAGCCTCTGCAGCCGCGCCGGGATCACGGCCCACATCCGCTTCTACGGCCGAAACGATCACCACATGGCCGAGGCGGTCTTTAAGGCCTTCGGGGTCGCCCTGGGGCGTGCGGTCGCCGTCGATCCCCGGAAGACCGGGGTGCCGAGCACGAAAGGAACGCTCTGA